The proteins below are encoded in one region of Dasypus novemcinctus isolate mDasNov1 chromosome 13, mDasNov1.1.hap2, whole genome shotgun sequence:
- the CACYBP gene encoding calcyclin-binding protein isoform X1, whose product MASALEELQKDLEEVKVLLEKATRKRVRDALTTEKSKVETEIKNKMQQKSQGKAEPLENEKPAAVVAPITTGYTVKISNYGWDQSDKFVKIYITLTGVHQVPTENVQVHFTERSFDLLVKNLNGKNYSMIVNNLLKPISVEGSSKKVKTDTVLILCRKKAENTRWDYLTQVEKECKEKEKPSYDTETDPSEGLMNVLKKIYEDGDDDMKRTINKAWVESREKQAKGDTEF is encoded by the exons ATGGCTTCAGCTTTGGAAGAG CTACAGAAAGATCTTGAAGAGGTGAAGGTATTGCTGGAAAAGGCCACTAGAAAAAGAGTACGTGATGCCCTTACAACTGAAAAATCCAAGGTTGAAACAGAAATCAAGAACAAGATGCAGCAGAAATCACAGGGGAAAGCAGAacctcttgaaaatgaaaagccaGCAGCTGTGGTTGCTCCCATTACAACGGGATATACAGTGAAAATCAGTAATTATG gATGGGATCAGTCAGATAAATTTGTGAAAATCTACATTACCTTAACTGGAGTTCATCAAGTTCCCACTGAGAATGTGCAGGTGCATTTCACAGAGAG ATCATTTGATCTTCTAGTGAAAAATCTAAATGGGAAGAATTACTCCATGATTGTGAACAACCTCTTGAAACCCATCTCTGTGGAGGGCAGTTCAAAGAAA GTCAAGACTGATACAGTTCTGATTTTATgtagaaagaaagcagaaaacaCGCGGTGGGACTATCTGACTCAAGTCGAAAAAGAATGCAAAGAGAAAGA AAAGCCTTCTTACGACACGGAAACAGATCCCAGTGAGGGATTGATGAATGTTCTAAAGAAAATTTATGAAGATGGAGATGATGATATGAAGCGAACCATTAATAAAGCATGGGTGGAATCAAGAGAGAAACAAGccaaaggagacacagaattttgA
- the CACYBP gene encoding calcyclin-binding protein isoform X2, with protein MQQKSQGKAEPLENEKPAAVVAPITTGYTVKISNYGWDQSDKFVKIYITLTGVHQVPTENVQVHFTERSFDLLVKNLNGKNYSMIVNNLLKPISVEGSSKKVKTDTVLILCRKKAENTRWDYLTQVEKECKEKEKPSYDTETDPSEGLMNVLKKIYEDGDDDMKRTINKAWVESREKQAKGDTEF; from the exons ATGCAGCAGAAATCACAGGGGAAAGCAGAacctcttgaaaatgaaaagccaGCAGCTGTGGTTGCTCCCATTACAACGGGATATACAGTGAAAATCAGTAATTATG gATGGGATCAGTCAGATAAATTTGTGAAAATCTACATTACCTTAACTGGAGTTCATCAAGTTCCCACTGAGAATGTGCAGGTGCATTTCACAGAGAG ATCATTTGATCTTCTAGTGAAAAATCTAAATGGGAAGAATTACTCCATGATTGTGAACAACCTCTTGAAACCCATCTCTGTGGAGGGCAGTTCAAAGAAA GTCAAGACTGATACAGTTCTGATTTTATgtagaaagaaagcagaaaacaCGCGGTGGGACTATCTGACTCAAGTCGAAAAAGAATGCAAAGAGAAAGA AAAGCCTTCTTACGACACGGAAACAGATCCCAGTGAGGGATTGATGAATGTTCTAAAGAAAATTTATGAAGATGGAGATGATGATATGAAGCGAACCATTAATAAAGCATGGGTGGAATCAAGAGAGAAACAAGccaaaggagacacagaattttgA
- the MRPS14 gene encoding small ribosomal subunit protein uS14m isoform X2, with protein MVPSSASGQVRGYYVDWRMLRDVKRRKMAYEYADERLRINSLRKNTILPKDLQDVADGEIAALPRDSCPVRIRNRCVLTSRPRGVKRRWRLSRIVFRHLADHGQLSGVQRAIW; from the exons ATGGTTCCTTCATCAGCTTCAGGCCAAGTTCGAGGCTACTATGTAGACTGGAGAATGTTGCGTGATGTGAAGAGGCGAAAAATGGCCTATGAATATGCAGATGAAAGGCTCCGAATCAATTCACTCAGGAAGAACACCATTTTGCCCAAAGACCTTCAG GACGTGGCTGATGGAGAAATTGCTGCCCTTCCACGGGATAGCTGTCCTGTTAGAATCAGAAATCGCTGTGTGTTGACATCCCGTCCACGGGGCGTAAAGCGACGCTGGAGGCTTAGTCGTATCGTCTTCCGTCACTTAGCTGACCATGGGCAGCTTTCTGGGGTCCAACGCGCAATATGGTAA
- the MRPS14 gene encoding small ribosomal subunit protein uS14m isoform X1 gives MAVFALGSLLRALRQMVPSSASGQVRGYYVDWRMLRDVKRRKMAYEYADERLRINSLRKNTILPKDLQDVADGEIAALPRDSCPVRIRNRCVLTSRPRGVKRRWRLSRIVFRHLADHGQLSGVQRAIW, from the exons ATGGCGGTCTTCGCGCTGGGCTCGCTGCTGCGGGCTCTCCGGCAG ATGGTTCCTTCATCAGCTTCAGGCCAAGTTCGAGGCTACTATGTAGACTGGAGAATGTTGCGTGATGTGAAGAGGCGAAAAATGGCCTATGAATATGCAGATGAAAGGCTCCGAATCAATTCACTCAGGAAGAACACCATTTTGCCCAAAGACCTTCAG GACGTGGCTGATGGAGAAATTGCTGCCCTTCCACGGGATAGCTGTCCTGTTAGAATCAGAAATCGCTGTGTGTTGACATCCCGTCCACGGGGCGTAAAGCGACGCTGGAGGCTTAGTCGTATCGTCTTCCGTCACTTAGCTGACCATGGGCAGCTTTCTGGGGTCCAACGCGCAATATGGTAA